In the Sediminibacter sp. Hel_I_10 genome, one interval contains:
- a CDS encoding glycoside hydrolase N-terminal domain-containing protein, whose amino-acid sequence MAKFACVFICLISVIQAFCQDSKELKLWYNKPSGTVWENALPIGNGFQAAMVYGNVEKEIFQLNEHTVWSGSPNRNDNPNALAAMPEVRQLIFDGQYQAAENLANEKIITKKSHGQKFQPVGSLELTFNGHTDYSDYYRELDIEKAITKTSYKLDGVTYTREAFTSFADRVMAIRLSADTPNKISFSTVFTSQHNKQEIKVNGDNELSLWGTTSDHEGVEGKVEFNALAKIKIDGGSLKQKDNSVAIEKANSVIIFVSIASNFNNYNDLSGDEEMRAKEYLDKAFNKDFETLKSEHISAYQKYFYRVQLDLGSTEASKFPTDERLKNFKDVSDPSFLTLYYQYGRYLLISSSQPGGQPANLQGIWNGNMNPAWDSKYTININTEMNYWPAEKTSLSEMHEPLLKMVMELSETGKETAKVMYGAKGWVAHHNTDIWRITGPVDGSFWGIWNGGGAWLSQHLWEHYLYTGDKTYLESAYPSLKGAAEFYVDFLVEHPKNKWLVVAPGNSPENAPKEHPGASITAGSTMDNQLVFDVFSATIEAAKVLNKDKDFIAKLEGLRQRLPPMQIGKHNQLQEWLDDVDSPEDKHRHISHLYGLFPSNQISPYKNPKLFAAAKNTLLQRGDISTGWSMGWKVNWWAKMQDGNKAYQLIQNQLSPVGTIESGGGTYNNLFDAHPPFQIDGNFGCTSGITEMLMQSSDGAIHLIPALPDNLKDGMVSGLKTRGGFTIEDMIWKNGELVSVKITSNLGGNLRLRIPNEMKFESGNKLNKASDENPNSFFVVPKIKEPIISEASTIRPLQLKETFLYDIPTEKGNSYQFIIKS is encoded by the coding sequence ATGGCTAAATTCGCATGTGTTTTTATTTGTTTAATTTCCGTTATTCAGGCTTTCTGCCAAGATAGCAAGGAATTAAAACTGTGGTACAATAAGCCTTCTGGAACGGTTTGGGAAAATGCCCTCCCCATTGGGAATGGATTTCAGGCAGCCATGGTCTATGGTAATGTTGAAAAGGAAATCTTTCAATTGAATGAGCATACAGTGTGGAGCGGAAGCCCAAATCGGAATGACAATCCTAATGCTTTGGCAGCTATGCCAGAAGTGAGACAGCTGATTTTTGACGGCCAATACCAAGCGGCTGAAAATTTAGCCAATGAAAAAATAATCACAAAAAAGTCTCACGGCCAAAAGTTTCAACCCGTTGGGAGTTTGGAATTGACGTTTAATGGTCATACTGACTATTCTGATTATTACCGAGAACTAGATATTGAAAAAGCTATTACCAAAACGAGCTATAAGCTTGATGGCGTCACCTATACCCGCGAAGCGTTCACATCCTTTGCTGATAGGGTAATGGCTATAAGGCTTTCAGCGGATACTCCAAACAAGATATCATTTTCGACGGTATTTACTAGCCAGCATAATAAACAAGAGATTAAAGTTAATGGAGATAATGAACTTTCACTTTGGGGAACGACTAGTGACCATGAAGGCGTTGAAGGGAAGGTCGAATTTAACGCTCTTGCCAAAATAAAAATAGATGGCGGAAGCCTAAAACAAAAGGACAACTCGGTTGCTATTGAAAAAGCCAATTCTGTTATAATATTTGTTTCCATTGCCTCCAACTTCAACAATTACAATGACTTGAGTGGCGACGAAGAGATGCGTGCAAAAGAGTATTTGGACAAAGCCTTCAACAAGGATTTTGAAACACTTAAATCTGAACACATCTCTGCCTATCAAAAATACTTTTACCGAGTGCAACTTGATTTAGGTTCTACCGAAGCGAGCAAATTTCCAACGGATGAACGACTTAAGAACTTTAAGGATGTTTCAGACCCTTCGTTTTTGACTCTTTATTACCAATACGGACGCTATTTACTGATCTCTTCATCCCAACCTGGTGGACAGCCCGCCAATCTGCAAGGCATTTGGAATGGCAATATGAACCCAGCTTGGGATAGTAAATACACCATCAATATCAATACTGAGATGAACTATTGGCCGGCAGAAAAGACCAGTCTTTCAGAAATGCATGAACCGCTTTTAAAAATGGTCATGGAACTTTCCGAAACTGGTAAGGAAACGGCAAAAGTGATGTATGGGGCAAAAGGTTGGGTGGCGCATCACAATACAGATATTTGGAGAATTACGGGCCCTGTCGATGGTTCCTTTTGGGGCATCTGGAACGGAGGCGGGGCTTGGTTGAGCCAGCATTTATGGGAGCATTATCTATACACTGGCGATAAAACCTATCTAGAATCCGCTTATCCTTCTCTGAAAGGTGCAGCGGAATTTTATGTAGACTTTTTAGTCGAACATCCAAAAAATAAATGGTTGGTGGTCGCTCCAGGTAATTCTCCTGAAAACGCACCCAAAGAACATCCAGGCGCCTCCATTACTGCGGGTTCTACCATGGACAATCAGCTGGTGTTCGATGTGTTTAGCGCTACGATTGAAGCTGCCAAAGTGCTTAACAAGGACAAAGATTTCATTGCAAAACTGGAAGGTTTAAGGCAACGATTGCCGCCGATGCAGATTGGTAAACATAATCAACTTCAGGAATGGCTAGACGATGTGGATAGCCCAGAGGATAAGCACCGACATATTTCGCATTTGTACGGATTGTTTCCATCGAATCAAATTTCGCCCTACAAAAATCCAAAACTTTTTGCCGCAGCAAAAAACACATTGTTACAAAGAGGCGATATCTCCACGGGTTGGAGTATGGGATGGAAAGTGAATTGGTGGGCGAAAATGCAAGATGGTAACAAAGCTTATCAACTGATTCAAAATCAATTATCGCCAGTCGGCACTATCGAAAGTGGCGGCGGAACGTATAACAATCTATTTGATGCACATCCGCCATTTCAAATTGATGGGAATTTTGGTTGTACCTCTGGAATAACCGAAATGCTGATGCAAAGCTCCGATGGTGCCATTCATTTAATTCCTGCGCTTCCAGATAATTTGAAAGATGGTATGGTTTCTGGTTTAAAAACAAGAGGCGGATTTACAATCGAAGACATGATTTGGAAAAATGGCGAATTGGTTTCAGTAAAAATCACTTCCAATCTTGGTGGAAATCTGCGGTTGCGAATTCCAAATGAAATGAAGTTCGAGTCCGGAAATAAATTAAATAAAGCTTCAGACGAAAATCCGAATTCATTTTTTGTAGTGCCAAAAATTAAAGAACCAATCATTTCGGAAGCATCCACGATTCGACCTTTACAATTAAAAGAAACGTTTTTGTATGATATCCCAACTGAAAAAGGAAATTCGTACCAATTCATTATAAAATCATAG